The genomic stretch TCaattatacaaaaaaaagaataggTTCTTAATTGATCACTTGATTGATTCTCAACATTacatcattattaaaattgaaatctACCAAGCATATCttgatattaaataaataaataaatccaTGTAATCAAGGATCAAAAATGGAAACAATACTATATCATCCCCAATCAATACACATAGGAGTATTTGAATAAGAAACTTGTATATTCTGGAATCGAGcttggaattaataaattgatCATTTCCATAAATGAAGAGTTATcttctttcaaatattaaacaggctttcaaaaaattcagTTATTATTGCACATACCTAGTTAGTTTCTGTAACAACTTTTCCTTCTGTAAACCAGATTCTGTAATCATTTCTTCAAGAGATTTTTGTTCTTCTTTAGGAGCCGTTTCCAAAAACAGTTGATAAAGACCGGTTACTTCTGGATCCCCCAgtaattccaaaaatatcaCTCCTAGCTTATCTTCATCAAATCCACTACTTGTACTTGGAGTAGCATCTGCTCCGTCACTCTCTCCTCGTCTTTTTCGAGCATTTTCCCTTAATGTTTGAATACTTTGTCGCAATGTTTTCAAATCAGCATTATAACCTCCAATATGAGGGAAGGATTGAGGTGGATCACCACCAGTTCCTCGCCTTAAACTAGATTGGGGTGATGTACTACCACCTGACCTTACTTTTGGTCTCGCTCCTGAATTAGGGGGGTCAGACAAATCAGGTGCACTTGGAGTCCCGCCACGAGGTTTTCCATCCTTTCCACCATCTTTATTCTTTCCAAAGAAGTAACCACAATTTTCACCCAAGCCCTCTCGTTCCCACCTTATACGTCTTCGTCTctcatcttcatcttcatcttcatcttcatcttcatcttcacTACTTAACCCATTTCTACCACGCCCGCCTGCGCCACCAGATCCTCTACTCGAACTTCGTAGCTTCAAAAGCGAGGCATCTGCCAATTGATTCAATTGAACTAATTCACCCCCCCCCCCCCCACCCGCTCGCGCCATCATGCTCAATTGATTTCCAATATAGCTTATTGACAAAACTAATACTGTAAAAGTGACTGTTGATAAAAACAGCCATGAAATTAAACCCTTATTATTACCcatctttttatttgagTGCAACATTTTCAACATACAcatttaaaagatttaCAGTATGACTTGAAatcttttatattaattattaatattagaacaaacttttattattattatttttttttattaaaatcttctttatttaataaaaatgaattgaATGAAGttagaattttttttggatattGGCAAATAGTTATTACAATATTCCGCGTATCCGtaaatcttttaattaCGTAAAATTATTGTCTAATTTGGATTAATTTTAAGATTTGCAAGAAAAAGCctatttttaaagtttaaAATCGAAGTAATTACTTTTGTTACTTAAATATATCATTACAATAAAACACTTAAACTTCTAGATTCTATAATAATtgatcaataataaataaatttatataacccttataatttttcattatattgGCATATATAATTGCgtaatatataattaacGTATTTAcatcattaattattcGAATGATTagaatcaatattttttataattagaAGTTATGTATTCCTAATTtgcaattttaatattggacttttttattaagttYTTTTCACAAAAATTTTTagtagaaaataattttaattaaagcaataaatcaagaatttaagttgaaaagaaatgattattttattttttttttggatatttRttttaattattatgtTCATTAATATGGACACTTTATATGGCTCACTAAAGGTTTATTAAAGKtaaaaaataatataattctgAAACTATGATWRgttaatatttatcaatgTATTTGatagaatatatttaattaaataaatgttattatataatttgtACTTA from Cryptosporidium parvum Iowa II chromosome 8, whole genome shotgun sequence encodes the following:
- a CDS encoding hypothetical protein (with signal peptide, within telomeric locus of cryptosporidium-specific predicted secreted proteins); this encodes MCMLKMLHSNKKMGNNKGLISWLFLSTVTFTVLVLSISYIGNQLSMMARAGGGGGGELVQLNQLADASLLKLRSSSRGSGGAGGRGRNGLSSEDEDEDEDEDEDERRRRIRWEREGLGENCGYFFGKNKDGGKDGKPRGGTPSAPDLSDPPNSGARPKVRSGGSTSPQSSLRRGTGGDPPQSFPHIGGYNADLKTLRQSIQTLRENARKRRGESDGADATPSTSSGFDEDKLGVIFLELLGDPEVTGLYQLFLETAPKEEQKSLEEMITESGLQKEKLLQKLTRYVQ